Proteins encoded in a region of the Tumebacillus sp. BK434 genome:
- a CDS encoding DUF2515 family protein: protein MASLQERWRNFWKRLRARLTGHSNDKEVREIRRILSLALEKGNSPAPDPLLLTGEDRRLYDRIRRATREHNRNNITRTAAYWEVYKRRPELHWALLAHMVSRNGGYCMTDLRGDLIARVMEEREAEAFFQFLERANWLIFGDAYPQLMLYEASVKAGRPLFHLLPHFGVSRFMRVIWERFFATHDAELLTLGLIINEQNYIEHRVVQHPNYKPVLESFEFQAQTFLNLTQVAFPYRSQTNRTELAGCVVDTFLSLTERIDTGRRLYAILFGRPDVHQGVIAFAKSTPHTGSRADYWPHLYTDQAPAGGTKRKRYYPRVDGAVLRPGAKPIYSPRLTDVWPDVADPEASGGDDWCLVPDAAEQLYTAKPDSSYKITALYCNTLRLVERAVAAESWLNSK from the coding sequence ATGGCAAGTCTGCAAGAGCGCTGGCGTAACTTCTGGAAACGGCTGCGCGCGCGTCTGACCGGGCACTCGAATGACAAGGAAGTTCGCGAAATCCGCCGTATCCTCAGCTTGGCCCTGGAAAAAGGGAATTCCCCTGCCCCCGACCCGCTTTTGCTGACAGGCGAGGACCGCAGGCTGTACGACCGGATTAGGCGTGCGACCCGCGAGCACAATCGCAACAACATCACGCGCACGGCGGCGTATTGGGAGGTCTACAAGCGCAGGCCGGAGCTGCACTGGGCGCTGCTGGCACACATGGTGTCGCGCAATGGAGGATACTGCATGACCGACCTGCGCGGCGACTTGATCGCACGGGTGATGGAAGAGCGGGAGGCGGAGGCGTTTTTTCAGTTCCTCGAACGGGCGAACTGGCTGATCTTCGGCGACGCGTACCCGCAGCTGATGCTCTATGAAGCGAGCGTCAAAGCGGGCCGTCCGCTGTTCCACCTGCTCCCGCACTTCGGCGTCTCCCGCTTCATGCGCGTGATCTGGGAGCGATTCTTTGCGACGCACGATGCGGAGCTGTTGACGCTGGGGCTGATCATCAACGAGCAGAACTACATCGAACACCGCGTCGTGCAACATCCGAACTACAAGCCGGTGCTCGAATCGTTCGAATTCCAAGCCCAGACCTTTCTCAACCTGACCCAAGTCGCCTTTCCCTATCGCTCGCAGACCAACCGCACCGAGCTCGCCGGCTGTGTCGTCGACACGTTCCTCTCGCTGACCGAGCGCATCGACACGGGACGCCGCCTGTACGCGATCCTGTTTGGCCGGCCGGATGTGCACCAGGGCGTGATCGCCTTTGCCAAAAGCACGCCGCACACCGGGTCGCGCGCCGACTACTGGCCACATCTCTACACGGATCAAGCTCCGGCGGGCGGCACGAAACGCAAGCGCTATTACCCGCGCGTCGATGGCGCCGTGCTGCGCCCTGGCGCGAAACCGATCTACAGCCCGCGGCTGACCGATGTCTGGCCGGACGTGGCCGACCCGGAGGCGTCCGGCGGGGACGACTGGTGCCTGGTACCCGATGCGGCCGAACAGCTTTACACCGCCAAGCCGGACAGCAGCTACAAGATCACCGCCCTGTACTGCAACACCTTGCGGCTGGTCGAACGAGCGGTCGCCGCGGAAAGCTGGCTGAATAGCAAATAA